GCCGGATCATGGCGGCGATCTGCGAGTCGGGGTGGTGCCAGGCGTGCATGCTGCCGTCCAGCGCGGGGATGCCGGCGCGCGAGTTGCCGGCGCCGGTGGCGCCGTGGCAGGTGGCGCAGTTGGCCTGGTAGTACTGCTCGCCCTGGGCGATCTGCTCCGCGGTGTAGGTCGGGTAGGTGAGCGGACCGGCGTCGCCGCCGCTCAGGCGGGCGTAGACGGCGAACATCACCACGATGACGACGCCCGATGCGAGGGCGATGGTGGATGGGCGCGGGCGGCGGCGTTGCTTGGGCTTTCGGGACAATGTCTTCAACCTCGTTCGGTGGGATGGCGGCCGCAGCGGCCGTACGGGCAGCGGGCGGGCTAGAGGAGTGGGGGCGGGTCGGCCGCTAGCGCGCCGCGACCGGACACGCCCCTGG
The genomic region above belongs to Trueperaceae bacterium and contains:
- a CDS encoding cytochrome c, with protein sequence MSRKPKQRRRPRPSTIALASGVVIVVMFAVYARLSGGDAGPLTYPTYTAEQIAQGEQYYQANCATCHGATGAGNSRAGIPALDGSMHAWHHPDSQIAAMIR